A single genomic interval of Sceloporus undulatus isolate JIND9_A2432 ecotype Alabama chromosome 2, SceUnd_v1.1, whole genome shotgun sequence harbors:
- the LOC121922655 gene encoding baculoviral IAP repeat-containing protein 1 isoform X3, whose product MFTKILESEVQSISLPPSWKGNFYQLFLIAGKDSFCFEFIFVHFVIGSRIWKKAKHTQILKLLLIGPLVSRPFTTLQNSMANSAEGPSSDITELDISYLKASYPHVNFDFDMLAKEMEEEYQQIRKELQRGFNASMRSEVKRLKTFLSQPPGNSASAWSPVEMAAAGFYHTGIKTAIQCFCCGLVLLARSIKRSPCAEHKKYWPQCGFILGKEVGNIPKYEIRVQNPRNSYSEVKISYKELESRLQSFAGWPSYVRETLPVLLAKAGFFFTGIKDTVQCFTCSGCLGNWEEGDDPWKEHAKWFPECEFLQSEKSRDEIKEYIQNYCGFVGITGKHFAASSGKILASNTGDLEPAINIYEDEDVRLDTFKTWPEEAKVDATSLAKAGFFFTGKKDIVQCFSCTGCLSDWKENDDPWEEHAKAFPHCNQSDPGRSTSLEKSQREAELESWHEKQIDCKDKLGDTEALSSAVNNMAFEEPEWLQEQLRRAYSDIHFRKTFPFGDSAHFAIDLKMLFGDLAIVSKNINNLPLQQLTLPEVLESFQSITVVEGEAGSGKTALLRKIAILWASGHCPILSRYKLVFYLSLNYQDRDQSLVDLICNQVVGLRRLLTKESLENLCQHLTNEVLFLLDDYDEMNSVPCDIEDLIQKNYLKKHCLIIAVRTNRVRRIRQYANTILGITEFPVTSTLYLLRNLFSHNNSLVEDFYIQLRVEETMHSMFKTPLFVVALGTYWTQYPNGNIFLGLVILKAYMLYTSLKYPQESDRIKSAVSACGELALQGLFKSLFEFSEDDLSEVGVNGDDALCFGLLSKFTAQRLWPIYKFIHLSFQEFLAGLRMSELLSSDVQADVDKGLQYLQQINTFVKISGRYQYILRYACGEASKAVPKIISHILHLPSCEKSFESQIENDVYLQQTPKVQLMQQQLLSATLTLLPEIYLSKFTDVVLKLATELAYQSNMVPACAPIILQFLTGKKFPLARFASKDGSISHFFLDYPDSLFLPSRFEECLIGKERNTDLSLAERCYSNLGTPVVDQEYASAFRPFSEVSKQIKEDEDTVNSIRTFIPRRLPDSVIAPFLHKKGQEKIPHLKFSVSYINSFQAHDLKNLAVLFSVFDHIDLRLNDCKSLLESIKPAVEQNLENFKTCSIHNTDLSLIEENLLLSISSLESLEIMGKASIPETLFSNLDKYTFLKELSVDLDCQNLFDLIPEGFKNLCDMEKFLICHVHFQSSSPRLVCLDTQFFLGGV is encoded by the exons gctaaacatacccagatccttaagttgctcctcataggacctttggtttccagacctttcaccacacTCCAG aaCAGCATGGCTAATTCTGCAGAAGGTCCAAGCAGTGACATTACTGAACTGGACATTTCTTATCTAAAAGCTTCTTACCCTCATGTTAACTTTGATTTTGACATGCTggcaaaagaaatggaagaagaatacCAACAGATCCGTAAGGAACTTCAAAGAGGGTTTAACGCTTCAATGAGAAGTGAAGTCAAAaggttgaaaaccttcctgtcaCAGCCGCCTGGCAACTCTGCATCAGCCTGGTCTCCCGTAGAGATGGCTGCTGCAGGTTTCTATCACACTGGCATTAAGACAGCAATACAGTGCTTTTGCTGTGGGTTAGTTTTGCTTGCAAGAAGCATCAAACGATCTCCTTGTGCAGAACACAAGAAATATTGGCCTCAGTGTGGATTTATTTTGGGGAAAGAGGTGGGTAACATCCCTAAGTATGAGATTAGAGTTCAAAATCCCAGGAACAGTTATTCAGAAGTCAAAATCAGTTACAAAGAGTTGGAGTCAAGACTTCAGTCCTTTGCTGGCTGGCCATCATATGTCAGAGAAACGCTGCCTGTTCTACTAGCTAAAGCTGGATTTTTCTTTACAG GTATAAAAGACACAGTTCAGTGCTTCACCTGCAGTGGATGTTTGGGGAATTGGGAAGAAGGTGATGATCCTTGGAAAGAACATGCAAAGTGGTTCCCTGA ATGTGAGTTTCTTCAAAGCGAGAAGTCAAGAGATGAAATTAAAGAGTACATTCAAAATTATTGTGGATTCGTTGGCATTACG ggAAAGCATTTTGCAGCATCCTCAGGGAAGATATTGGCCTCTAATACAG GGGATTTAGAACCTGCTATAAACATCTATGAAGATGAAGACGTCAGGCTGGACACTTTTAAAACTTGGCCAGAGGAAGCAAAAGTAGATGCTACTTCTTTGGCCAAAGCAGGATTTTTCTTCACAG GAAAGAAAGACATTGTACAGTGTTTTTCCTGCACTGGATGTCTCAGTGACTGGAAGGAAAATGATGACCCTTGGGAAGAACACGCTAAAGCTTTTCCTCA TTGTAATCAATCTGATCCAGGAAGGAGTACATCACTGGAGAAATCACAAAGGGAGGCTGAATTGGAGTCATGGCATGAAAAG CAAATAGACTGCAAAGACAAATTGGGAGATACAGAAGCTCTCAGTTCTGCAGTGAATA ACATGGCCTTTGAGGAACCTGAATGGCTTCAAGAACAGCTTAGAAGGGCATACAGTGATATTCATTTCAGGAAAACGTTTCCATTTGGGGATTCTGCCCATTTTGCTATTGATCTGAAGATGCTCTTTGGGGACTTAGCCATTGTTTCCAAGAATATCAATAACCTGCCTCTGCAGCAGCTCACGCTGCCTGAGGTTCTTGAAAGTTTTCAGTCCATTACAGTTgtagaaggagaggcaggcagtgGAAAGACTGCATTGCTTCGAAAGATAGCCATTCTTTGGGCCTCTGGGCACTGTCCCATACTCAGCAGATACAAGCTTGTATTTTATCTGTCCTTGAATTATCAAGACCGTGATCAGAGTCTAGTGGACCTTATTTGCAACCAGGTGGTAGGCCTTAGAAGATTATTAACAAAAGAGTCCCTGGAGAATTTGTGTCAGCATTTGACAAATGAAGTTCTCTTCCTGTTAGACGATTATGATGAAATGAATTCAGTTCCTTGTGACATTGAAGACTTGATTCAAAAGAATTACTTAAAGAAACACTGTTTAATTATTGCAGTTCGCACAAACAGGGTTAGGAGAATCCGCCAGTATGCAAACACTATTCTTGGTATCACAGAGTTTCCAGTGACAAGCACCCTCTATCTGTTAAGGAATTTATTTTCACATAACAATTCCCTTGTAGAAGACTTTTACATTCAACTGCGAGTAGAAGAAACAATGCATTCCATGTTCAAAACTCCCCTTTTTGTTGTGGCCCTTGGGACATATTGGACTCAGTATCCTAATGGCAATATATTCCTAGGTCTGGTCATTTTAAAAGCCTACATGTTGTACACATCACTGAAATATCCTCAGGAGAGTGATCGTATAAAATCTGCAGTATCTGCCTGTGGTGAACTTGCTTTACAAGGTCTCTTCAAATCCCTCTTTGAATTCAGTGAAGATGACCTCTCTGAAGTTGGGGTGAATGGAGATGATGCTCTCTGCTTTGGTCTACTGAGTAAATTCACTGCCCAGCGGCTTTGGCCAATTTACAAATTCATTCATCTTTCATTCCAAGAATTTCTTGCAGGTCTAAGGATGAGTGAGCTCCTAAGTTCAGATGTACAGGCGGATGTGGACAAAGGGCTGCAGTATTTGCAGCAAATCAACACATTTGTGAAAATCAGCGGCCGCTACCAGTACATTTTGAGATATGCCTGTGGTGAAGCTTCCAAAGCAGTACCCAAAATAATTTCCCACATACTCCATTTGCCCAGTTGTGAGAAATCATTTGAAAGCCAGATAGAAAATGATGTTTATCTACAGCAGACTCCAAAAGTACAGCTGATGCAACAGCAGCTCTTGAGTGCCACCTTAACCTTGCTCCCAGAGATTTATCTTTCAAAATTCACTGATGTTGTACTGAAACTTGCAACTGAACTAGCTTATCAAAGCAATATGGTGCCAGCTTGTGCCCCTATCATCTTACAGTTCCTTACTGGAAAAAAGTTTCCCTTAGCTCGCTTTGCTTCTAAAGATGGGTCCATCAGTCACTTCTTTCTGGACTATCCAGATAGTTTGTTCTTACCAAGCAGATTTGAGGAATGTCTTATtggcaaagaaagaaacactGATCTGTCTCTAGCAGAAAGATGTTATTCCAATCTTGGGACTCCAGTTGTTGACCAAGAATATGCTTCTGCTTTTAGGCCCTTCAGTGAGGTTTCCAAGCAAATAAAAGAAGATGAAGATACTGTTAATAGCATTAGGACATTTATCCCCAGACGTCTTCCGGATTCAGTAATAGCTCCATTTCTCCATAAGAAAGGCCAAGAAAAGATCCCACATTTAAAATTTTCTGTCAGTTACATAAATTCATTTCAGGCTCATGACTTGAAGAATTTAGCTGTGCTTTTCTCTGTTTTTGATCATATTGACTTGAGGCTGAATGATTGCAAAAGTCTTCTGGAGAGTATTAAACCAGCAGTTGAACAAAATCTGGAGAATTTTAAAACATGTAGCATACATAATACTGACTTGAGTTTAATAGAAGAGAACCTCCTTCTTTCAATATCTTCACTTGAATCCCTTGAAATTATGGGAAAGGCAtcaataccag